The genomic DNA ATGGTGAGAACTTCTCCGTCAAGTGAAAACTCAAGGGTCTTGTCGCCGTACGCTCCAAGATATTTTCCGTTACCGAGATTTTCCCAGATGAAGTTCGCATCAAAAGTTTCGTCACGGCCTGCTCCCTGGAAGTCGCCAGCGGCAGAGCCTGAGTAGTCGTCACGGAATGTCGCAGTCGCAGAGCCGTGAGCGCTTACAAAAACAATTGTCATGGTTTTTTCTCCGGCCCAATTACCGAGAATAGGATCACCTGCAGCAGGAGCTTTGGCAGGTGCTGCGGCAGTCGTCTGGGAAACGGTGGGGCTCGTACTCTGCGTTGCTATGGTCACGGACGCAGTTACGGTCGCGGTCGGCTGAGTAAGCGTTCGTACTGTTTCCGTCGCTCCAAGCGTAGTGGCTGCCGGCACTGATGATGCGGTCGAAGCAACCGAAGGCGCTGTTGTCGGCACCGAAGTTGTTGTCATTTCCGGTGTCTGAGTAACTGTTTCGTTGTCCGGATCTGCGATTGTCTGATAGCTCTGCAATGCAGAAATTCCCGAGGAGACAATAAGCAGCACTCCCACACAAACCACTACAAGAATTAGAATCGTTCCAAGTTTTGTATTATCTGCCATATATTCACCACACTTACACGGAAAAACAGTTACGAAAAACGTGAGTCGGAGTGATAAGCCTCCTCCTGTTCGTTGCGGCATTCGGCTAAGCGTCGTACCCGGACCATGGCGTTCAGGCGCCGCACGAGGGTCCTGTTCCGACTTGCACCAGCAGGGATTCGCCGTTCCATCGATCCCTCTGCATCAGCGCTCGACGGGTTAGGTGCCGTCTCATTACTCCGCAGAGGACGTGTCGTTTCTGTTCCAGAGCCGTGACTCTCGCCACCCGTGCTTGCACACGGCTGCGTTACCTGAATGGTGGGAGGACTTTCCTCAGCAATCCCGAAATGATCACCGTCGGCCGCATTCTCCCTCTCACGTATGAATTATATTGGAGTTCGCGGATTATGAATATGTCTGACGCCGGGAGCAAGATTTTTTTTATGACAGATGGTTATCAGATATCTTCGGTTTTTGGCCTGATGTAAGAGGAAACGCAAATAACAGGAACAGAAAATATTCCGTCGATTATTTTCCAAAATATTATGAACAAAGTCCGGAGTCTGATAATCATGAATTTTCTCTAGAATAAAAATGCAAAATCCGCAAACCATTACACTCTTATATTCCAACAACCGATGAATTCGGTAACGAAAATTTCGTTCACATGAAATAGTGTGATCAAAATGGAACTGACATGAACTGGACGACTGATACCTGGATTGCCCTCTTTCTGATCGTGATGTACTTTGCCCTGCTGATCGGCATCGGAGTATGGGCTGCAAAAAAGATCAAAAACTCAGAGGACTACATTCTCGCCGGACGAAGTCTCGGGTTCTGGATATTTCTTTTGCTTCTCATCACCTCCATCTGCAGCGGAGTGACCCTCATCGGTGGCAGCGGTATGGGATTCACTTACGGCTGGCCAAGCATCTGGGATCAGATTTTTGTACCGCTTGCTGCGGTGTTCTGTATTGTGTTCTTTGGATCCAAACTGAATCTGATCGGAAAAAAACAGGGAATCGTAACGCTCGAAGATTATTTTTCCCTCAGATATGAAAACACCCGCGAGCTTCGGATGCTGTCTGCGGTGATTGGAATTTTAGTCTCGCTCGTCTACCTCGTCGGCCAGTACACGGCTATCAGCATCGTGCTTGTCTGGCTGTTCGGCATTGAACACTGGCATGCGTTGTTGATTGCGGCGGCAATCATCACCACCTACACCGCCCTCGGCGGTCTGTATGCGGTCTCATGGACCGGCATGATTCAGGGACTGATTCTGATTTTCGGCATGCTTATTTTTGCGCCAATGATTGTGATGTATGCGGGAGGACTCGAACACATCAACATGGTGCTCGCTTCGATCGACCCGAACTTTGTGATGCCCGCGTTCCCTGAAAGGTACGCGGCGTATGCATACATCACGCCTGAGATCATTTTCTCGTTCGGTGTTCTGTTGATTGTCGGCCTTGCCTGTGCCCCGCACGTGGTCTCCAATGTTCTTGCGGTAAAGGACATCCGCTACTTCCGCTGGGCACCATTAATTGCGTTTGCGGTGTATCTGACGATCTCGATGCTTGTCCGGTTCTCAGGCATGGGAGTGAGGACGTTGGTCGAAGAGGGGACGGTGGTGCTTCCTGATGTTGTGAATGCCGCGGACTACTCGTTTGTCTACGGCATCAGTGCGGCTGCCGGCGGAATGGTTGCGATGGGGCTGTTTGCGGTGATGATTCTTTCAGCAGTGATGTCGACGACTGATAGGCTGATGCTGACGGTTGGAACCCAGTTCTCCTGGAATATTTTCAAGATCATCTTACGACCCGATGCATCCGAGAAGCAGGTTATCAGGATCAGTCAGATTACGATGCTTGTCGCGGTAGTAATCTCGCTGCTTCTTGCGATCAATCCGCCGGAGGTTCTGGTGTTTTTGATCTTCCTTGCGATCGGCCTCATCCTCGCATCGTTTGCGGTGCCGCTTATATCAGGACTCTACTGGCGGCGGGCAACGACTGCCGGAGCGATCGCAAGTATGGCAATTGGTCTTGTGACTGCGTTAGGGTTCGGCTACTATGATCAGTTTGTGGAGAAACTGCCGATGCACTTCTCAATATATGCACTGGCGTTTTCGATTACAACGATGGTGATCGTGAGTCTGCTGACGCAGAAGAACTCGGATGCGGCGCTGGATTCCACCTACACCGGTGGATATCTGCATCCAAAAGAGTAGTTATCTCCTTCAGGAGATGGGATAATACCCGCCGTTTTTTGGCGCACCGCGAAACTCAATCACTCTTTCATATTTCAGTTTTCGTATATGGCGTTCGGTAGTGGAAAGACTTTTGCCGGTTTTTGCTGCAAGAGTGCGGGCGTTGAGGCCGGGTTCTGTTCGGATGAGATCAAGGAGAGTATTTACCCCTTCATTTACCCCTTCATCTTCGGCAATTACACCTTCATCGATAAAAAAATCTTTTTGTGCTTCAATAGAGTGATACTGTAAAAAAATTGTCGATTTTTTAGAATTAGGAAATGAATGATTTGTCGATACACAATTTGGAAAAAATTACTCTTCCTCATCCCAGTGTTCGCGGGTCTTCTCCTCGTACGCCATACCAGGATGTTTCAGGTGCCACTCGGTTCTCCGAAGAACACCGTGAATTGTACTTGCCTCGCGGACCGTCAGATTCGTTCTGCCGAGCACACGCTTTGCAAGCAGAAGGGTCGTCTCCCGCTTCTCGATCGGATGACTGATGCCTTCAAGAAATCTTGCAAAGTGTGCATACAGAGCGTCCATCTCCACTTTGTTTGCAAGCAGATACTCGCCCCGCGGCAGATGGGCAAGCTCATAGCAGATGACACCAATCGCATGAGAGATATTCATAACCGGATACTCTGCGGATGTTGGAATCGTAGCGACGATATCGCAGCGGGCGATCTCCTCATTGTTCAGACCCCAGTTCTCCCTACCAAACAGAATTGATATTCTGCCGTCCACATTTTTGATCATTTCCCGGAGTTCAGACGGAGAGTAGTACGGCATCCGCATCGGGTGCGACACCGACTTTGCCAGACCGCCGGTTGTGGCAACCGCGAGATCGCTGCGGTGAAACACCTCTTCAAGCGTTAAAACCTCGGCCGACTCAAGCACATCCTTTGCATGCGACGCTCTGGCAGTTGCCTCCATCGTCATCTTCGGCGGGTTCACTAAAACCATGTTGTGAAACCCGAAGTTTTTCATGACACGGGCGGCAAACCCGATGTTTCCTTCGTAGAGCGGCTCTACGAGAACGATATCAACCTGCGGCATCGGGTTACCGGACCGCCCTGACCGTATCCTTCAAAACGGCGGGTCCCGCATCGTAGACCGCATTGCCCACCACAATCGCGTCAGCATACTGTCCCATCTCCGCAGCCTTCTCACCAGAGTTGATGCCGCCGCCGTAGAACACCACAATATCCTCGGCAACCTCAGAGACCGCTTTCGTCACAGCCGGATTGCCGTAGGTTCCGCTGTACTCAATGTAGAACACCGGCATGCGGTAGTACTTTTCCGCGACGACCGCGTAGGCCGCGACCTCTTCGGGAGCCAGATCGCACTTTGCATGTGTCAGTTTGCCGACAGATGACGCAGGGTTCAGCACCACATATGCCTCGCCGACAACTTTGTTCCAGTCGATTGGGAAGTGCTGCACCCACTCCTTGTGCAAACCGCAGACAAACATCGGATGCGCCGCGTTGAACACGGTCGGCACGAACACGAGATCCATTCCGTCAAATCTTGCACCAGTCGGGTCGGCAGGCTCCACCACAACAGGAAGCCCTGAGTCGCGGACCTGATCATACAGGTCAGCAAGTTTTTCCGGCGTAACATCCAGCGTCCCTGACAGCATCAGAACATCAGTTCCGCTTGCCGCAATCTCTGCAATCGCACCATCGCCCAGAATCTTATCGGGATCAAGTTTGGTAATATGTCTCCACTCTTTCCAGTTCATTATTTTCCACACACCATTTTTGCTTTTGATTTTAAGTCCGACAGAATTTCCTTATCAATACCGGTCTGTCGGGCAAGTTTTTCGATGTTCGCCTTCTTCAGAAGATCGCAACTGTAGACTCCTGCAAAGCCGAGAGACGCAAGCATCTCAGGCTCAATTCCAAGAGGAGTGAGGGTTGCAACCCCTTCGTCAAACGAAGCTTTGCTGACTGCTTCCGCGGGAGTAACGCCGATTTTTTCTGCAACAATTTTCTGATGCTTGCAGATTGTTGTGACCGACGCTCCTGTTGCAAGAGCAAGACCGGCAGGATTTGCTGCGACAAAAACTGCCGGGTCCTCGCAACCTGCGGCAACATATTTTTTCAGGGTAACGGTTGGAACACCGTACTCTTTCATTTTCGCAATGTTCACCACTTTCCGTGCTTCGGAAAGCAGGGTCTCTGCTTCCGCTTCAGAAAGACCCGACGAGGTCATGTCACTCATCTTTGCTTTTGAGAGACCCGCAACATCAACGATTCCTTTGGAGAAGAATGCATTGCTGACCTTCGAGTGGCCGCGTCCGCGTCGTGGGGCAACGTGAGCTGAGATGAACTTCTTCAGCTCAGTGCGTTTCCGGAGAAGCGCAAGAACATTTTCCGCATCAGCAATCATCTGCTCAGCCTCAGGCCGGGCGATTGAGAGACGTCTCATCAGTTCATCAGACGACATTCCCGCAAGCTCGGAAATTGCATAAATGTGAACTTTGTTCAGCTTCTCAATTCCTGCGTCCGTCATGCCGGGCAGCATGCGGAACGCCTCGGCATTGGTCTGGATGTGGGAGCAGAGCGGGCAACCAATCTTCCACGCAGGAGCGCCTTTGCGGAGAAGCTGCACATGGTTCAGCTGGTGAATCGGACAGACCTCATCCATCCGCACCGCATTGCCCCAGGTTGCCGGCGGCAGGCTCGTGTTGAAGGTGCAGTCAGGATATCCTGAACAGCCGATAAACTGTGAGCTGCCGGCACGGCGGATACGCAGGGGTTTGCCGCAAACAGGGCACGGACCGACCGTCTGTCCTTCGATCGTGCGGTCCATCAGATCCTGACCGATCGCTTCCTTGTTCGCCTCAAGATCATCGAAGATGGAAGAGAGCATGGTCTTGGACTCGGTCAGAACCGCGTTCATGGTTTTGGTTCCCGCCGCAATCTCTTCCATATGCTCTTCGAGGGTATTGGTCATGGTCGGGGCAGTGATGGTTCCGGCAAACTGTTCCAGCGACTCGGTAACCGCTCTGCCAACGATTGTCGGCTTCATCGGGTTGCCTTCGATGTACTTTCTGCCGATCAGTTTGCTGATAACTTCGTGACGCGTACTTTTCGTGCCAAGTCCGAGCTCTTCCATTCTCTGGATGAGTCTGCTCTGCGAGTAACGTGCCGGAGGCTGCGTCTCCTTCTCCTCGCAGAGTTTGTCAGCAAGCGTCAGCTTCTCGCCGACCGTAAACTCAGGAAGAACCGTCTCTTCTGCTTTGCTGTACGGATAGACCGCACGCCAGCCGGGAACCGTGAGCCGTCCGCCCGTGATAGTGTACGGCTCGGCTGCCGCGGTCATATTGACCTTCAGCGTCTTCCACTCAGCATCAGGCGAGAGCGTTGCAAAAAATCTACGGACAATGAACTCATACAACTTCCATGTCGCATCGTCTCCGATCTCCTGCCTCGTACCTTTCGAGGTCGGGTAAACCGGCGGGTGGTCGGTGGTCTCTTTCTTGCCGCGAGTGGGCGAGCCCCTCATGTTCGCAAGGACCATGTTTGCATCGCGCTCGAACTCGCCGCCGGCAAACATCTTCAGATGCTGGCGGAGGTTGAGACTTTTTGGATACACCGTGTTGTCGGTACGCGGATACGAAATAAATCCACGCATGTAGAGATCCTCAGCCCGGTTCATCGCCGATGCCGCAGACAGACCAAGCCTTCCTGCGCCGACAATCAGCGCAGTGGTGTCAAGCGGCGTTGGCGCCTTGTCAGTCTTTTTGCCGGTGATGACTTCGGTCACCGTGAGAGGATCTTTCGTTCCGGCAAATGCTGCATCCGCCTCGCTCTTGATCGTGAACCGACCGTGGGCATGACGGAACGAGAGTTCCTCCTTCCCTTTCTTTGCAGCAAGTGAGAGCATCCAGTACTTTTCCGGAACAAATGCCTCGATCTCTTTCTCGCGGTCAACGATCATCGCAAGAGTCGGGCTCTGCACACGACCAACAGAAAGAATGCTGTCGGAACCGCGGTGGGCGGCAATCGAGAGGAAACGTGTTAAGGACGCTCCCCATACAAGGTCGATGACCTGTCTCGTCTCGCCGGCTTTTGCGAGGTTGAAGTCG from Methanorbis rubei includes the following:
- a CDS encoding phosphoglycerol geranylgeranyltransferase: MNWKEWRHITKLDPDKILGDGAIAEIAASGTDVLMLSGTLDVTPEKLADLYDQVRDSGLPVVVEPADPTGARFDGMDLVFVPTVFNAAHPMFVCGLHKEWVQHFPIDWNKVVGEAYVVLNPASSVGKLTHAKCDLAPEEVAAYAVVAEKYYRMPVFYIEYSGTYGNPAVTKAVSEVAEDIVVFYGGGINSGEKAAEMGQYADAIVVGNAVYDAGPAVLKDTVRAVR
- a CDS encoding winged helix-turn-helix transcriptional regulator, whose product is MFLQYHSIEAQKDFFIDEGVIAEDEGVNEGVNTLLDLIRTEPGLNARTLAAKTGKSLSTTERHIRKLKYERVIEFRGAPKNGGYYPIS
- a CDS encoding DNA topoisomerase I, encoding MHLIIAEKNIVAERIAAFLAGKQKVQTKRDGVATEYTFGDTIVMGLRGHVVELDFTKGYSNWRSEEHPPRSLIHADIEKHPTEKKIVALMQKHARKADRVTIATDFDTEGELIGMEAFELVRAVNKNVSVDRARFSAITKDEITKAIDEAQSIDFNLAKAGETRQVIDLVWGASLTRFLSIAAHRGSDSILSVGRVQSPTLAMIVDREKEIEAFVPEKYWMLSLAAKKGKEELSFRHAHGRFTIKSEADAAFAGTKDPLTVTEVITGKKTDKAPTPLDTTALIVGAGRLGLSAASAMNRAEDLYMRGFISYPRTDNTVYPKSLNLRQHLKMFAGGEFERDANMVLANMRGSPTRGKKETTDHPPVYPTSKGTRQEIGDDATWKLYEFIVRRFFATLSPDAEWKTLKVNMTAAAEPYTITGGRLTVPGWRAVYPYSKAEETVLPEFTVGEKLTLADKLCEEKETQPPARYSQSRLIQRMEELGLGTKSTRHEVISKLIGRKYIEGNPMKPTIVGRAVTESLEQFAGTITAPTMTNTLEEHMEEIAAGTKTMNAVLTESKTMLSSIFDDLEANKEAIGQDLMDRTIEGQTVGPCPVCGKPLRIRRAGSSQFIGCSGYPDCTFNTSLPPATWGNAVRMDEVCPIHQLNHVQLLRKGAPAWKIGCPLCSHIQTNAEAFRMLPGMTDAGIEKLNKVHIYAISELAGMSSDELMRRLSIARPEAEQMIADAENVLALLRKRTELKKFISAHVAPRRGRGHSKVSNAFFSKGIVDVAGLSKAKMSDMTSSGLSEAEAETLLSEARKVVNIAKMKEYGVPTVTLKKYVAAGCEDPAVFVAANPAGLALATGASVTTICKHQKIVAEKIGVTPAEAVSKASFDEGVATLTPLGIEPEMLASLGFAGVYSCDLLKKANIEKLARQTGIDKEILSDLKSKAKMVCGK
- a CDS encoding RNA methyltransferase, whose amino-acid sequence is MPQVDIVLVEPLYEGNIGFAARVMKNFGFHNMVLVNPPKMTMEATARASHAKDVLESAEVLTLEEVFHRSDLAVATTGGLAKSVSHPMRMPYYSPSELREMIKNVDGRISILFGRENWGLNNEEIARCDIVATIPTSAEYPVMNISHAIGVICYELAHLPRGEYLLANKVEMDALYAHFARFLEGISHPIEKRETTLLLAKRVLGRTNLTVREASTIHGVLRRTEWHLKHPGMAYEEKTREHWDEEE
- a CDS encoding sodium:solute symporter family protein; translated protein: MNWTTDTWIALFLIVMYFALLIGIGVWAAKKIKNSEDYILAGRSLGFWIFLLLLITSICSGVTLIGGSGMGFTYGWPSIWDQIFVPLAAVFCIVFFGSKLNLIGKKQGIVTLEDYFSLRYENTRELRMLSAVIGILVSLVYLVGQYTAISIVLVWLFGIEHWHALLIAAAIITTYTALGGLYAVSWTGMIQGLILIFGMLIFAPMIVMYAGGLEHINMVLASIDPNFVMPAFPERYAAYAYITPEIIFSFGVLLIVGLACAPHVVSNVLAVKDIRYFRWAPLIAFAVYLTISMLVRFSGMGVRTLVEEGTVVLPDVVNAADYSFVYGISAAAGGMVAMGLFAVMILSAVMSTTDRLMLTVGTQFSWNIFKIILRPDASEKQVIRISQITMLVAVVISLLLAINPPEVLVFLIFLAIGLILASFAVPLISGLYWRRATTAGAIASMAIGLVTALGFGYYDQFVEKLPMHFSIYALAFSITTMVIVSLLTQKNSDAALDSTYTGGYLHPKE